One genomic segment of Flavobacteriaceae bacterium includes these proteins:
- a CDS encoding IS4 family transposase, with the protein MKKTNASTKSSELNSVLSSHFQGKINLARIKLISHFIIALCKVQTVTFEKVANAFETSVDSKSSLRRIQRFIADYSLDGDLIARLIFSLLPKQEGLILSIDRTNWKFGQTNINIFKLGVVYKGVAFPLLFTMLDKPGNSNSQERIDLVNRFIRLFGKDVIKSIVADREFVGNHWLDFLNTNGIKYYIRIRNNFKVELPDKNKTIKVFHLFNPHKINEFVYYPKIVRVNGQLCFLSGCKLYPKNGKPDFLIIVSFNAPDKAFEQYKERWQIEMCFKAMKASGFDIENTHLQDIKRIEKLVLFVMMAFVWCYKVGIYLHQIKPIKIKKHGRMAKSIFKYGLDYIASVLLNPVNQNNMNLTKFLSCT; encoded by the coding sequence ATGAAAAAAACCAATGCTTCCACTAAAAGTAGTGAATTAAATTCAGTTTTAAGTTCTCATTTCCAAGGTAAGATCAATTTGGCAAGAATCAAACTCATATCACATTTCATTATCGCCCTCTGTAAGGTACAGACAGTTACCTTTGAAAAGGTAGCCAACGCTTTTGAGACCTCAGTAGATTCGAAGTCATCACTCAGACGTATTCAAAGATTTATTGCTGATTATTCGTTGGATGGAGATTTGATCGCTCGTCTTATATTTAGTCTCCTTCCTAAGCAAGAGGGATTGATCTTGAGTATTGATAGGACCAATTGGAAGTTTGGTCAGACCAACATCAACATTTTTAAGTTGGGAGTTGTCTATAAAGGTGTTGCCTTCCCATTGTTATTTACTATGTTAGATAAGCCAGGGAACTCTAACAGTCAGGAGCGTATTGATCTTGTGAATCGTTTCATAAGACTTTTTGGCAAAGATGTTATTAAATCCATTGTAGCCGATAGAGAGTTTGTAGGTAATCATTGGTTGGATTTCTTGAATACAAATGGAATCAAATATTATATCCGCATTCGAAACAACTTTAAGGTAGAGCTTCCTGATAAGAACAAAACCATCAAAGTATTTCACTTGTTTAATCCACATAAGATCAATGAGTTTGTGTATTATCCTAAAATTGTACGTGTTAATGGTCAGCTTTGTTTCCTTTCCGGATGCAAGTTGTACCCAAAAAATGGAAAGCCTGATTTCTTAATCATTGTATCGTTCAACGCTCCTGATAAGGCCTTTGAACAATACAAAGAACGATGGCAGATAGAGATGTGTTTTAAAGCAATGAAAGCCAGTGGCTTTGATATTGAAAACACACACCTGCAAGATATTAAGCGTATTGAAAAATTAGTACTGTTTGTAATGATGGCTTTCGTATGGTGTTACAAAGTTGGTATATATTTACATCAGATTAAGCCTATCAAAATAAAAAAGCATGGAAGAATGGCTAAAAGCATATTCAAATATGGATTAGATTATATCGCTTCTGTGCTATTAAACCCTGTAAATCAAAACAATATGAACTTGACTAAATTTTTGTCATGTACTTAG
- a CDS encoding DEAD/DEAH box helicase, protein MRYFNSKQKKALFVLSEGLCQNCGTSLPTNWHADHITPFSKYGITHISNGQALCPKCNLLKSNKMRNQKEIELRKWQQDCFAKLIKVRKGGGNSFLAVAGVGSGKTMFSSYTFNYLLKSGEFDSVIVISPTENIKKNWSVTFQKFFNIRVDHGYQFKYAWPRDCNGISITFQSLNPLNLEILKKYVNQRVVLIVDEVHHAGDDKSWGNAIREIGDEAGFVLLLSGTPDRNDNAEIPFVTYKKIGDRKYELQYDYSYGYAESVKDKVCCPVIFQRNSSTVETVNGYERLKNEDPASEIKNIYNNAIKVRPEGDCYVYQTFEKANQQLNEINTNRNENYAGLIVCNSIADAKALYERIYNKYGVDFAELVTSDDKDSNRKIERFKESYKTWIISINMVSEGVDISRIRAIVYASNVTTRVRFVQVMGRGVRNPVHFKNNSDVCYMYIPEYKPLIDNATFIEEELRHIRYEIDSVEEEHIGGIGGKPTQISIEDIVLSSTSENSGNVYGGALFSQTEDVEATILATKYDVTKDKVLSMWKDILNIAGQQPSLEERRPHKIETITDEKDRYKKLVHKMVGRIHFDFGLEYRDIHSKLNKSVGKKNSLIFTLDEYKKKLELSKELYEKLKSQ, encoded by the coding sequence ATGAGATATTTTAATTCAAAGCAAAAAAAAGCTCTCTTTGTTCTTTCTGAGGGTTTATGTCAAAATTGTGGTACTTCTTTACCAACAAATTGGCATGCTGATCACATTACTCCATTTTCTAAATACGGTATTACACACATTTCTAATGGACAAGCCTTATGCCCAAAGTGTAATTTATTAAAATCAAATAAAATGAGAAATCAAAAAGAAATTGAATTAAGAAAATGGCAACAAGATTGTTTTGCAAAATTAATTAAGGTACGAAAAGGAGGCGGAAATTCTTTTTTAGCAGTTGCTGGAGTTGGCTCGGGAAAGACTATGTTTTCAAGCTATACTTTTAATTATCTATTAAAATCTGGGGAGTTTGACTCTGTAATTGTTATTAGTCCTACAGAAAATATTAAAAAGAATTGGAGTGTTACTTTTCAGAAATTTTTTAACATCAGAGTAGACCATGGTTATCAATTTAAGTACGCGTGGCCAAGAGATTGTAATGGCATTAGTATTACCTTTCAAAGTCTTAACCCATTAAACCTAGAAATTCTAAAAAAATATGTAAATCAAAGAGTTGTTCTAATAGTTGATGAGGTTCATCATGCAGGTGACGATAAATCTTGGGGCAATGCAATTAGAGAAATTGGAGACGAAGCAGGTTTTGTGTTACTATTGAGTGGTACTCCAGACAGAAATGATAATGCAGAAATACCTTTTGTTACATATAAAAAAATTGGCGATAGAAAATACGAATTACAATATGATTATTCTTATGGATATGCTGAAAGTGTTAAAGATAAAGTCTGCTGTCCTGTAATATTTCAACGAAATTCGTCAACAGTTGAAACTGTAAATGGTTATGAAAGATTAAAAAATGAAGACCCTGCATCTGAAATAAAAAATATTTATAATAATGCAATTAAAGTACGCCCAGAGGGAGATTGTTATGTATATCAAACATTTGAAAAGGCTAATCAACAGTTAAATGAGATTAATACCAACCGCAATGAAAACTATGCAGGTTTGATTGTTTGTAATTCCATAGCAGATGCTAAAGCATTATACGAGAGAATATATAATAAATACGGGGTTGATTTTGCTGAATTGGTTACAAGTGATGATAAAGATTCCAATAGAAAAATAGAGCGTTTTAAAGAAAGTTATAAAACGTGGATTATTTCAATTAATATGGTTTCTGAGGGAGTAGATATTTCTAGAATAAGGGCTATTGTTTATGCTTCAAATGTTACTACAAGAGTTAGGTTTGTTCAAGTTATGGGGCGAGGTGTTAGAAATCCAGTACATTTTAAAAATAATTCAGATGTATGTTATATGTACATTCCAGAATATAAACCATTGATTGACAATGCTACATTTATTGAAGAAGAATTAAGACATATTCGATATGAAATAGATTCCGTTGAAGAAGAGCATATAGGGGGTATTGGTGGAAAGCCAACTCAAATTAGCATAGAAGATATAGTTTTAAGCTCTACAAGTGAAAATAGTGGAAATGTATATGGAGGTGCACTTTTCTCTCAAACTGAAGATGTAGAAGCTACAATATTAGCTACTAAATACGATGTTACAAAAGATAAGGTATTAAGCATGTGGAAAGATATTTTAAATATTGCAGGTCAGCAACCTTCATTAGAGGAAAGACGACCTCATAAAATAGAAACAATAACGGATGAAAAAGACAGATATAAAAAATTAGTCCATAAAATGGTTGGGCGTATTCATTTTGATTTTGGTTTAGAGTATAGAGACATACATTCAAAATTAAATAAATCTGTAGGTAAAAAAAATAGCCTTATTTTTACTTTAGATGAATACAAGAAAAAATTAGAACTATCTAAAGAGTTATACGAGAAATTAAAAAGCCAATAA
- a CDS encoding excisionase family DNA-binding protein: MARIAQLVREIRSLKREIKKSHLYRKRIYTIKEASFVIGVSYSYMQKLITSNQIPYSKPSGKLIFIKRRDLENFILKNRIQSTDDIETMVANNLLNLKNKSL, encoded by the coding sequence ATGGCAAGAATTGCACAACTAGTTCGTGAGATAAGAAGCCTCAAAAGAGAAATCAAAAAAAGTCATCTCTATCGTAAACGCATCTATACAATTAAAGAAGCATCTTTTGTAATAGGAGTAAGTTACTCTTATATGCAAAAATTGATTACTTCTAATCAAATTCCTTATTCCAAACCTTCAGGAAAACTCATTTTTATTAAGCGTAGAGATTTAGAGAATTTCATTTTGAAAAACCGTATTCAATCTACAGACGATATTGAAACAATGGTGGCTAACAATTTGTTGAACCTTAAAAACAAATCGTTATGA
- a CDS encoding tyrosine-type recombinase/integrase gives MSVNLRTKYIGNKNNSRKNRPYRKQLDYTLNGKRVRETIKEVTFNTTDTKEVRKQKERLVENIRAKLEIELGNAKNGLVSRQLQKANFILYFEKLGNKKSEKTKTAWDNTLKHLIKFQGKKLTFENISVSWIENFIEYLKSKELANNSIVTYTNKINATLNQAIKEKIIVENPIRFIERPKKKETEIVFLTKDEIQKIISTDFWDNDSKNAFLFSCYSGLRASDIKNLKWSNIKDNRIQLIQNKTKNTVYIPLNNNARNILNKQTHNEEFVFNLSDHISSMNRTVKKLIKLTGIDKKVHFHCARHTFATLLVTAGVNIFTISKLMGHKDIKSTLVYAKVIDEEKQKAVNSMVNLEFYIIELQEVKKKVEYFEDRILHNFETHFSYLVLDDFYGGGHRDRISGEWFYDEYFEQYENDIIELLLKIEHKDEKYYDFQLRLIKLKRIIDTKLSKIENNNDTTNPLRINRKKSFLLNPDLNKKEFINFLYKVLIKNKLIDEKNDDFKFHFENQWDKKIQWLGTEFQITNLIDLLIENNYLNNETKRFRHQLVIHHFINKNGEPFKNNQLSKALSEDKHKAFEYITNDIIDEISTTIPLP, from the coding sequence ATGTCAGTAAATTTAAGAACAAAGTATATTGGGAATAAAAATAACTCTCGTAAGAATAGACCTTATAGAAAACAATTAGATTATACCTTAAACGGAAAACGAGTAAGGGAAACCATAAAAGAAGTAACCTTTAATACAACCGACACCAAAGAGGTTAGAAAACAAAAAGAACGGTTAGTTGAAAATATAAGAGCAAAATTGGAAATTGAATTGGGTAATGCAAAAAATGGTTTAGTATCAAGGCAATTACAAAAGGCAAATTTCATACTCTATTTTGAAAAGTTAGGAAACAAGAAAAGTGAAAAGACAAAAACAGCTTGGGATAACACCTTAAAACACCTTATTAAATTTCAAGGCAAAAAATTGACTTTTGAAAACATTTCGGTTAGTTGGATTGAAAATTTCATTGAATACCTTAAAAGTAAAGAGTTGGCAAATAACTCTATTGTTACTTATACCAATAAAATCAATGCAACACTTAATCAAGCTATTAAAGAAAAAATCATTGTTGAAAATCCTATTAGATTTATTGAAAGACCTAAAAAGAAAGAAACCGAAATTGTATTTTTAACAAAGGATGAAATACAAAAAATAATTTCTACCGATTTTTGGGACAACGATTCAAAGAATGCTTTTTTATTTAGTTGTTATAGTGGGCTTAGGGCATCGGATATTAAAAATTTGAAATGGTCTAACATTAAGGATAACAGAATACAATTAATACAAAATAAAACTAAGAATACGGTTTATATACCTTTAAATAATAACGCTCGGAATATTTTAAACAAACAAACTCACAATGAAGAATTTGTATTCAATCTTTCAGACCATATTAGTTCAATGAATAGGACAGTTAAGAAACTTATTAAACTGACTGGGATTGATAAAAAAGTACATTTTCATTGTGCAAGGCACACTTTTGCAACATTACTAGTTACTGCTGGAGTTAATATTTTTACTATCTCAAAACTTATGGGGCATAAAGATATAAAAAGTACTTTAGTGTATGCAAAAGTTATTGACGAGGAAAAACAAAAAGCCGTTAATAGTATGGTAAATTTAGAATTTTATATTATAGAACTACAAGAAGTAAAGAAAAAGGTTGAATATTTTGAGGATAGAATACTACACAATTTTGAAACTCATTTTAGTTATTTGGTGTTAGATGATTTCTATGGTGGTGGTCATAGAGATAGAATTTCTGGTGAATGGTTTTATGATGAGTATTTCGAACAATATGAAAATGATATAATTGAACTCCTGCTTAAAATCGAACATAAAGATGAAAAGTATTATGATTTTCAGTTGAGGTTAATTAAGTTGAAAAGAATTATTGATACAAAACTTTCAAAAATTGAAAATAATAATGATACCACTAATCCATTAAGAATAAATAGAAAAAAATCCTTTTTACTTAACCCTGATTTAAACAAAAAAGAATTTATCAATTTCCTATACAAAGTGTTAATTAAAAACAAACTAATTGATGAAAAAAATGATGATTTTAAATTTCATTTTGAGAACCAATGGGATAAAAAAATTCAATGGCTCGGAACTGAGTTTCAGATAACGAATTTAATCGATTTATTGATTGAAAACAACTATCTAAATAATGAAACTAAACGATTTAGACATCAATTAGTAATTCATCATTTTATCAATAAAAATGGAGAACCATTTAAAAATAACCAACTGAGTAAAGCTTTAAGTGAAGATAAGCACAAAGCATTTGAATACATTACAAATGACATAATAGATGAAATAAGTACTACTATCCCACTACCTTAA
- the lysS gene encoding lysine--tRNA ligase, whose translation MQLSEQEIVRRKKLSRLRALGINPYPAGIYPVTTNSEAIKTTFKEGNSVVIAGRLMAINIQGKASFAQLQDSKGRIQVYFNRDEICPGEDKSKYNEVFKKLLDLGDFVGIEGELFTTKVGEKTVLVKNFTLLSKALKPLPFPKEKDGVVFDAFTDTELRYRQRYADLVVNPHVKEVFIKRTKLFNAMRTFFNNAGYFEVETPVLQPIAGGAAAKPFVTHHNALGIPLYMRIANELYLKRLIVGGFDGVYEFSKNFRNEGMDKTHNPEFTAMEIYVAYKDYNWMMNFAEQLLEHCAIAVNGTSKATYGAHEIDFKAPYARVTMADAIKDFTGFDINGKTEDEIREATKSMNIEVDDTMGKGKLIDEIFGEKCEKNYIQPTFIIDYPKEMSPLCKEHRDHPELTERFELMVCGKEIANAYSELNDPIDQRERFEAQLQLAAKGDNEATKFIDDDFLRALEYGMPPTSGMGIGMDRLVMFLTNNQSIQEVLFFPQMRPEKKQVAISDEAKVILGILKEHSGSALSDIKVKAELSNKKWDKAIKELTKNNLAKVSKTENGLIVEVI comes from the coding sequence ATGCAGTTATCGGAGCAAGAAATTGTCAGAAGAAAAAAACTTTCCAGGCTTAGAGCTTTAGGAATTAATCCGTATCCGGCAGGCATTTACCCGGTAACTACAAATTCCGAAGCCATAAAAACAACTTTTAAAGAAGGAAACTCCGTTGTAATTGCAGGAAGGTTAATGGCTATTAATATTCAGGGAAAAGCTTCTTTTGCACAGTTGCAGGACAGTAAAGGCAGGATTCAGGTTTATTTTAATCGTGATGAAATTTGTCCGGGGGAAGATAAATCCAAATACAATGAAGTTTTTAAAAAACTATTAGACCTAGGGGATTTTGTGGGTATTGAAGGAGAATTGTTTACCACTAAAGTCGGAGAGAAAACAGTACTGGTTAAAAATTTTACCTTATTAAGTAAAGCATTAAAACCATTGCCTTTTCCAAAAGAAAAAGACGGTGTTGTATTTGATGCTTTTACAGATACCGAACTTCGTTACAGGCAACGGTATGCGGATTTGGTAGTGAACCCACATGTAAAAGAGGTTTTTATTAAAAGAACCAAGCTGTTTAATGCAATGCGTACTTTTTTCAATAATGCCGGTTATTTTGAGGTAGAAACTCCTGTTTTACAACCTATTGCAGGTGGTGCAGCAGCAAAACCTTTTGTAACACATCACAACGCTTTAGGAATCCCGCTGTATATGAGAATTGCCAATGAGCTCTATTTGAAAAGGTTAATTGTCGGTGGATTTGATGGCGTGTATGAATTTTCTAAAAACTTTAGAAATGAAGGAATGGATAAGACACATAATCCTGAGTTTACGGCAATGGAAATTTACGTGGCGTATAAGGATTATAACTGGATGATGAATTTTGCCGAGCAATTATTAGAGCATTGTGCAATTGCAGTAAATGGAACTTCAAAAGCTACTTATGGAGCACATGAAATAGATTTTAAAGCGCCTTACGCTAGGGTTACGATGGCAGATGCCATTAAGGATTTCACCGGTTTTGATATTAACGGAAAAACGGAAGATGAAATCCGCGAAGCTACAAAATCTATGAACATCGAGGTAGATGATACGATGGGCAAAGGGAAATTAATTGATGAGATTTTTGGTGAAAAATGTGAAAAAAATTATATCCAACCCACTTTTATTATAGATTACCCAAAAGAAATGAGCCCTTTATGTAAAGAGCATAGAGATCATCCCGAGTTAACAGAGCGTTTTGAGCTGATGGTATGCGGAAAAGAAATTGCCAATGCTTATTCCGAGTTAAATGATCCTATAGATCAGAGAGAACGTTTTGAAGCTCAACTGCAACTGGCTGCTAAAGGCGATAATGAGGCTACCAAATTTATTGACGATGATTTTCTACGGGCTTTGGAATATGGAATGCCGCCAACTTCCGGAATGGGAATTGGTATGGATCGGTTGGTGATGTTTTTAACGAATAATCAGTCTATTCAGGAAGTGCTTTTTTTTCCGCAAATGAGACCAGAGAAAAAACAAGTGGCAATTAGTGATGAAGCAAAAGTGATATTAGGCATTTTAAAAGAACATTCTGGCAGTGCTTTAAGTGACATTAAAGTTAAAGCTGAATTATCTAATAAGAAATGGGATAAAGCAATTAAAGAACTGACTAAAAATAACTTAGCTAAAGTTTCCAAAACAGAAAATGGCTTAATTGTAGAGGTTATTTAG
- a CDS encoding DUF456 family protein, whose protein sequence is MDIFLLLLGFILIISGIIGSFLPVLPGPLTSWFGLLIFHMISVIEMNWVFLGITLGIAIFIWLIDYVIPALGTKKFGGSKYGIYGTSIGLLIGLLFFGPLGIIIGPFAGAFVGEMMFDSTNSNRAFKAAFGAFVGFLFSTGLKFLVSLIFAGLYISKFWDHKTLFF, encoded by the coding sequence ATGGATATTTTTCTACTATTATTAGGCTTTATACTCATTATTTCAGGAATTATTGGCTCATTTTTACCTGTTCTCCCGGGGCCGCTTACAAGTTGGTTCGGACTTTTAATTTTTCATATGATTTCTGTAATAGAAATGAACTGGGTATTCCTGGGAATTACCTTGGGTATTGCCATTTTTATATGGCTTATCGATTATGTAATTCCTGCTTTGGGAACCAAAAAATTTGGCGGAAGTAAATATGGAATTTATGGAACTTCTATAGGTTTGCTGATAGGATTACTCTTTTTCGGGCCTTTGGGAATTATAATCGGACCTTTCGCCGGGGCTTTTGTCGGAGAAATGATGTTTGACAGTACTAATTCAAATAGAGCTTTCAAAGCAGCTTTTGGTGCATTTGTCGGTTTTTTGTTTTCTACAGGCTTAAAATTTTTAGTCAGCCTTATTTTTGCCGGCTTGTATATCTCAAAATTCTGGGACCACAAAACACTTTTCTTTTAA
- a CDS encoding GHMP kinase: protein MDKKIKKVTVQRRSYSNGKLLLTGEYVVLDGAVALAVPTTFGQDLVVETIENKQLIWSSFTNKGVCWFEAVFDVPKLRLATATFSSSREGNTDFIAETLQHILQEAQKLNPCFLSSEYGFSVKTTLTFPRNWGLGSSSTLINNIAHWAEIDAYQLLWSAFSGSGYDIACAQNSNPLFYQLKHQKPVVKKVNFNPDFKDQLFFIHLNQKQNSRDGIIRYKKNAGNIEKEIRNISAISSEIINTKSLIAFSQLMEEHEQMISSIVNIKPVKERLFSDYFGTIKSLGAWGGDFILVTGNEETPEYFRKKGYKTILPYREMVL, encoded by the coding sequence ATGGATAAAAAAATAAAAAAAGTAACCGTACAAAGACGGAGTTATAGTAACGGAAAACTATTGCTGACAGGAGAATATGTTGTTTTAGACGGTGCGGTAGCATTAGCTGTGCCTACTACTTTCGGGCAAGATTTGGTTGTAGAAACAATTGAAAACAAACAGTTGATATGGAGTAGTTTTACCAATAAAGGAGTATGTTGGTTTGAAGCAGTATTTGATGTACCAAAATTGCGATTGGCTACTGCTACATTTAGCTCAAGCCGGGAAGGAAATACTGATTTTATTGCTGAAACATTGCAACATATTTTACAGGAAGCTCAAAAATTAAACCCCTGTTTTTTAAGTTCGGAATACGGGTTTTCAGTAAAAACAACTCTGACGTTTCCGAGAAATTGGGGTCTGGGAAGCTCTTCCACACTCATCAATAATATTGCTCATTGGGCAGAGATAGATGCATATCAATTACTATGGAGTGCATTTTCGGGAAGTGGATACGATATTGCCTGTGCTCAAAACAGTAATCCTCTTTTTTATCAGTTAAAACATCAAAAGCCTGTTGTAAAAAAAGTGAATTTTAATCCGGACTTTAAAGACCAATTGTTTTTTATCCATTTGAATCAGAAGCAAAATAGTAGAGACGGAATTATCCGATATAAAAAAAATGCTGGAAATATTGAAAAAGAAATTCGGAATATTTCGGCAATTTCTTCTGAAATAATTAATACTAAGTCACTTATCGCTTTTTCACAATTAATGGAAGAACACGAACAAATGATCAGTTCTATCGTGAATATAAAACCTGTTAAAGAAAGATTATTTTCCGATTATTTTGGAACCATTAAAAGCCTCGGTGCCTGGGGAGGTGATTTTATATTAGTGACCGGAAATGAAGAGACTCCGGAATATTTTAGAAAAAAAGGCTATAAAACGATTCTTCCTTACAGGGAGATGGTTTTATAA
- a CDS encoding diphosphomevalonate decarboxylase: MNTDQFIPKTLSESISGFNVTWQTPSNIALVKYWGKTEPQIPKNASVSFTLNNCHTITSIDFVKKKKSDLVHFELYFEGKKKDDFKPKIATFFKRITTYCPYIFDYEMVIRSENSFPHSSGIASSASGLSAIAMCLMSLEKLLTGEGASEDFIKRKASFLARLGSGSASRSIEGPVVVWGEHPEIEGSSNLFGTKFNNEVHPVFGNYQDTILLVDTGEKQVSSTLGHNLMHNHPFARQRFQQANENLSQLKQILIQGNTDDFITLVESEALALHAMMLTSDPYFILMKPNTLKIINEIWEYRKKQDSTVCFTLDAGANVHVLYPENEKENILQFIENQLSKYCKKNQYICDHVGLGALKK, encoded by the coding sequence TTGAATACGGACCAATTTATTCCAAAAACACTTTCGGAAAGTATTTCCGGATTTAATGTAACTTGGCAGACTCCTAGCAATATTGCATTGGTAAAGTATTGGGGGAAAACAGAACCTCAGATACCAAAAAATGCATCTGTAAGTTTCACTTTGAATAATTGCCATACGATCACAAGTATTGATTTTGTCAAGAAAAAAAAATCGGATTTGGTTCATTTTGAGTTGTACTTTGAAGGGAAGAAAAAAGATGATTTTAAACCAAAAATTGCCACTTTTTTTAAACGAATAACTACCTATTGCCCCTATATCTTTGATTACGAAATGGTCATTCGATCTGAAAACTCATTTCCGCACAGTAGCGGAATTGCCTCTTCGGCAAGTGGTTTAAGTGCTATTGCCATGTGCCTGATGAGCTTGGAAAAGTTACTGACCGGAGAGGGAGCAAGCGAAGATTTTATAAAACGGAAAGCATCATTTTTAGCACGTTTGGGATCGGGAAGTGCCAGCAGAAGTATAGAAGGCCCTGTAGTGGTATGGGGAGAACACCCGGAAATTGAAGGGAGCTCCAATTTGTTTGGAACAAAATTTAATAATGAGGTACATCCTGTTTTTGGCAATTATCAAGATACCATTCTATTGGTAGACACAGGAGAAAAACAGGTAAGCAGTACATTAGGACATAATCTCATGCACAATCATCCTTTTGCCAGGCAGCGTTTTCAGCAGGCAAATGAAAACCTCTCTCAATTAAAACAAATTCTCATACAAGGGAATACAGATGATTTTATTACTCTGGTAGAGAGTGAAGCATTGGCATTGCATGCAATGATGCTAACAAGTGATCCGTATTTTATTTTGATGAAACCCAATACGTTGAAGATTATTAACGAAATATGGGAATACAGAAAAAAACAGGATAGTACCGTTTGTTTTACACTGGATGCAGGAGCTAATGTTCATGTACTATACCCGGAAAATGAAAAAGAGAATATTTTGCAGTT